Proteins found in one Planctomycetes bacterium MalM25 genomic segment:
- the rluB gene encoding Ribosomal large subunit pseudouridine synthase B — protein sequence MAKKSAKRPTRAGAGKKTAKKKGPRKTPGHGAAPKRKPRKRSPGRGGPARIAPADAGERLQKVLAAAGVASRRECEELIVEGRVKVDGQIVSELGARVDPDTQAIEVDGEALKQPKRVYFAVNKPEGVVCTARDPSGRQRVTDLIPPSAGRVFNVGRLDMSSEGLILLTNDGDLANKLTHPRHGVEKLYHVQVAGLPTQEAIAQVRKGVYLDEGRVAFSNVKVKSRKKASTVLEVVLDEGRNREIRRVLARVGHKVQKLQRIAVGPVRLGEMPAGAYRPLTREEITALRAAAEAKPEKKSKPKAAGAKRKSPPHKTKKKTARPAGGRSVIGADDDFVAAKPAAKKPTKKKPTGGGKPTQRKMGRKR from the coding sequence ATGGCCAAGAAGTCCGCCAAGCGACCCACCCGGGCCGGCGCCGGCAAAAAGACCGCCAAGAAGAAGGGCCCCCGCAAGACGCCCGGCCACGGCGCCGCGCCGAAGCGGAAGCCCCGCAAGCGGAGCCCCGGTCGGGGCGGCCCGGCGAGGATCGCGCCGGCCGACGCGGGCGAACGCCTGCAGAAGGTGCTCGCCGCCGCGGGCGTCGCGAGCCGGCGGGAGTGCGAGGAGCTGATCGTCGAGGGCCGCGTCAAAGTCGATGGCCAGATCGTCAGCGAGCTGGGCGCCCGGGTCGATCCCGACACGCAGGCGATCGAGGTCGATGGCGAGGCGCTCAAGCAGCCCAAGCGGGTCTACTTCGCCGTGAACAAGCCGGAGGGCGTCGTCTGCACGGCGCGCGACCCCTCGGGCCGGCAGCGCGTGACCGACCTCATCCCGCCCAGCGCCGGCCGCGTGTTCAACGTCGGCCGCCTCGACATGTCGAGCGAGGGGCTGATCCTGCTGACCAACGACGGCGACCTCGCCAACAAGCTCACCCACCCGCGTCACGGGGTCGAGAAGCTGTACCACGTGCAGGTCGCCGGCCTGCCCACGCAAGAGGCAATCGCTCAGGTCCGCAAGGGCGTTTACCTGGACGAGGGACGCGTCGCCTTCTCGAACGTGAAGGTCAAGTCACGCAAGAAGGCTTCGACCGTCCTCGAGGTCGTGCTCGACGAGGGACGCAACCGTGAGATCCGCCGCGTGCTGGCCCGCGTCGGCCACAAGGTGCAGAAGCTGCAGCGGATCGCGGTCGGCCCCGTCCGCCTGGGCGAGATGCCCGCCGGCGCGTACCGCCCGCTCACGCGCGAGGAGATCACCGCCCTCCGCGCCGCCGCCGAAGCGAAGCCCGAGAAGAAGTCCAAGCCCAAGGCCGCCGGCGCCAAGCGGAAGAGCCCGCCGCACAAAACGAAGAAGAAGACCGCCCGACCCGCGGGGGGGCGGAGCGTCATCGGCGCCGACGACGACTTCGTGGCGGCGAAACCCGCGGCGAAGAAGCCGACCAAGAAGAAGCCCACTGGCGGCGGCAAACCGACCCAGCGCAAGATGGGCCGTAAGCGTTAG
- the gmuF gene encoding putative mannose-6-phosphate isomerase GmuF, whose translation MALDYPLRLRPILQEYLWGGRRLGSLLGKPLGEGETYAESWEVVDHPDGQSVVENGPLAGKTLGELAQEFPADLYGKRAIPDRFPLLFKYLDAQKTLSVQVHPNDQQASKQTPPDLGKTEAWLVIAAEPGSLIYSGLKAGVDRQQLADAIQAGESDRCLNAFEPAPGDCVFIPAGTVHALGAGLVIAEIQQASNTTFRLFDWNRVGKDGQPRPLHIEESLTVSDYERGPVGPQAPEPLSGGWERLVACDKFLFDRASVGAGEGVAVDRAGGFAIVSLVSGAGELHGEGFRELMRAGTTLLLPASCPAASFEADEASQLIRMQLP comes from the coding sequence ATGGCGCTCGATTACCCGCTCCGCCTCCGCCCGATCCTCCAGGAATACCTGTGGGGAGGCCGCCGACTCGGGTCGTTGCTCGGCAAACCGCTGGGCGAGGGGGAGACCTACGCCGAGAGCTGGGAGGTGGTCGATCACCCGGACGGGCAGAGCGTCGTCGAGAACGGCCCGCTAGCGGGCAAGACCCTCGGCGAGCTCGCCCAGGAGTTCCCCGCCGACCTTTATGGGAAGCGCGCGATCCCCGATCGCTTCCCGCTGCTATTCAAGTACCTCGACGCGCAGAAGACGCTCTCCGTTCAGGTCCACCCGAACGACCAGCAAGCGTCCAAGCAGACGCCGCCCGACCTGGGCAAGACCGAGGCGTGGCTCGTCATCGCCGCCGAGCCGGGCAGCCTGATCTACTCGGGACTGAAGGCGGGCGTCGATCGCCAGCAGCTGGCCGACGCGATTCAAGCGGGCGAGTCCGATCGCTGCCTCAACGCCTTCGAGCCGGCGCCGGGCGACTGCGTCTTCATCCCGGCGGGCACGGTCCACGCGCTCGGCGCCGGGTTGGTCATCGCCGAGATCCAACAGGCGAGCAACACGACGTTCCGGCTGTTCGACTGGAACCGCGTCGGCAAGGACGGCCAGCCCCGCCCGCTGCACATCGAAGAGTCGCTGACGGTCTCCGACTACGAGCGTGGCCCGGTCGGCCCGCAGGCGCCCGAGCCCCTCTCGGGCGGTTGGGAGCGGCTGGTCGCTTGCGACAAGTTCCTGTTCGACCGGGCGTCGGTCGGGGCGGGGGAGGGGGTCGCGGTCGATCGCGCCGGCGGTTTCGCGATCGTCTCGCTCGTGTCGGGCGCGGGAGAGCTGCACGGCGAGGGGTTCCGCGAGCTGATGCGGGCCGGCACGACGCTACTGCTGCCAGCATCCTGCCCGGCGGCGTCGTTCGAAGCGGATGAAGCGAGCCAGCTGATCCGCATGCAGTTGCCGTAG
- the tatC2 gene encoding Sec-independent protein translocase protein TatCy, with product MKRLSNADPLEDSKMSFGEHLEELRSALWKAVIALFLGFLVGLLLGNHFIEFVKAPLVETLNQLDQQRGENDYAQENGKASESDKHFTKEGYVRERFILDPQSLIETLRGVGVSIEPPEELPEQMDLWVWRPADQQQLIAIGVQDVFTVYIKASLVVGAVLASPFIFYFLWSFVGAGLYPHEKRYVHIFLPFSIGLFLLGATAAFYIVLKYVLVFLLGFNEWLGIEAMPRINEWLGFVLILPVMFGLAFQLPLVMLFLDRIGVVTTKMYVEYWRYAVLIIFILSTILTPADPQSLLAMAGFLTPLYFGGILLCKYLPKGQASFAERLDS from the coding sequence GTGAAACGCCTGTCCAACGCCGATCCGCTGGAAGACTCGAAGATGTCTTTCGGCGAGCACCTGGAGGAGCTGCGCTCGGCCCTCTGGAAGGCGGTGATCGCGCTCTTCCTGGGGTTCTTGGTCGGGCTGCTGCTGGGCAACCACTTCATCGAGTTCGTGAAAGCGCCGCTCGTCGAGACGCTCAACCAGCTCGACCAGCAACGGGGTGAGAACGACTACGCCCAAGAGAACGGCAAGGCGAGCGAGAGCGACAAGCACTTCACCAAAGAGGGCTACGTCCGAGAGCGGTTCATCCTCGACCCGCAATCGCTTATCGAGACGCTCCGCGGTGTCGGCGTGAGCATCGAGCCTCCCGAGGAGCTGCCCGAGCAGATGGACCTGTGGGTCTGGCGCCCCGCGGATCAGCAGCAGCTGATCGCGATCGGCGTGCAGGACGTGTTCACCGTCTACATCAAGGCGTCGCTCGTCGTGGGCGCCGTGCTCGCGAGCCCGTTCATCTTCTACTTCCTGTGGTCGTTCGTCGGGGCGGGGCTGTACCCGCACGAGAAGCGATACGTTCACATCTTCTTGCCGTTCAGCATCGGCCTCTTCCTGCTGGGGGCGACCGCGGCGTTCTACATCGTGCTGAAGTACGTGCTGGTCTTCCTGCTCGGGTTCAACGAGTGGCTCGGCATCGAGGCGATGCCCCGCATCAACGAGTGGCTCGGCTTCGTGCTGATCCTGCCGGTGATGTTCGGCTTGGCGTTCCAGCTGCCGCTGGTGATGCTGTTCCTCGATCGGATCGGCGTCGTCACCACCAAGATGTACGTCGAGTACTGGCGCTACGCGGTGCTGATCATCTTCATCCTGTCGACGATCCTCACCCCCGCCGACCCGCAGAGCCTGCTCGCCATGGCGGGCTTCCTCACGCCGCTCTACTTTGGCGGCATCTTGCTCTGCAAGTACCTGCCGAAGGGCCAGGCGTCCTTCGCCGAGCGGCTGGATAGCTAA
- a CDS encoding Alpha/beta hydrolase family protein — MPRSPIGPLFAFRTVFLAILGLLLAPPAWGQSELAEAPADPTDPVPIELTTKDGVLLTGTFFAADDAGRDTPIVVMLADEGESPRVFNRLALALQFSDNEEARPPMSVMTVALRGQGDSTRVRLASGEVVQRRGARITPSDTAAMVKLDMEAVRQYLVDKNDAGELNLNRLCYLGVGFGALVATNAAAVDWAVPQLNRGKQGRDVKALILVSPPWKQLGLEMLAALRQPGVQSQVAVLVTYGDQLKSAANDAERIVRQLEKARPPVPEAVEGQPAPERTVISAPGKSRLQGTRWLKQAGRNGEAMIVRFLNERLAEPEYEWTQRRLD, encoded by the coding sequence ATGCCCCGTTCGCCGATCGGACCGCTTTTCGCCTTCCGGACCGTGTTTCTCGCGATCTTGGGTCTCCTGCTGGCTCCGCCCGCGTGGGGGCAATCCGAACTGGCGGAGGCGCCGGCCGATCCGACGGACCCGGTACCTATTGAACTCACGACGAAGGACGGGGTTCTGCTCACGGGCACGTTTTTCGCCGCCGACGACGCCGGCCGCGACACGCCGATCGTGGTGATGCTGGCCGACGAGGGCGAATCGCCGCGGGTGTTTAACCGGCTGGCGTTGGCGCTGCAGTTCTCTGACAACGAGGAGGCGCGCCCCCCGATGTCGGTCATGACGGTCGCCTTGCGAGGGCAGGGAGACAGCACGCGGGTGCGGCTTGCTAGCGGGGAGGTCGTTCAACGCCGCGGCGCCCGCATCACCCCCTCCGACACGGCCGCGATGGTCAAGCTCGACATGGAGGCGGTCCGGCAGTACCTGGTCGATAAGAACGACGCGGGCGAGCTGAACCTCAACCGCTTGTGTTACCTCGGCGTCGGCTTCGGCGCGCTGGTCGCCACCAACGCGGCGGCGGTCGACTGGGCCGTGCCGCAGCTGAACCGGGGCAAGCAGGGCCGCGACGTGAAGGCGCTGATCCTGGTGTCGCCCCCGTGGAAGCAACTCGGCCTGGAGATGCTCGCCGCTCTGCGTCAGCCGGGCGTGCAGAGCCAAGTCGCCGTGCTGGTCACGTACGGCGACCAACTCAAGAGCGCCGCCAACGACGCCGAGCGGATCGTTCGCCAGCTGGAGAAGGCCCGTCCGCCGGTCCCCGAGGCGGTGGAGGGCCAGCCCGCGCCGGAGCGGACGGTGATTAGCGCGCCGGGCAAATCGCGCTTGCAGGGGACGCGCTGGCTCAAGCAAGCGGGCCGCAACGGCGAGGCGATGATCGTCCGCTTCCTGAACGAACGCCTCGCCGAGCCCGAGTACGAGTGGACGCAGCGGCGGTTGGATTGA
- the xseA gene encoding Exodeoxyribonuclease 7 large subunit — MPRATPQPNAEGAEPLSVAALTEQIKGTLEGGFRDVWVAGEVSNFSRPQSGHCYFTLKDDAAQVRAVIWRGSASRMRFNLHDGLELVCHGHLDVYAPRGSYQLVVNQAQPRGVGALELALQKLRDKLAAEGLFDRDRKRPLPTFPRRIGFVTSPTGAAVRDFLQVLGRRWRGVDVLVIPARVQGEGAAAEIAAGIQQANRLKPRLDALVIGRGGGSLEDLWCFNEEPVVRAIAASKVPTISAVGHEIDVTLADLAADVRALTPSEAAERVAPSADELLDRVRAVGQRLHGGARRRIAAERQRVERLALARPMQRPHAMLQDAARRLDELDRASHRAVRRLMERGRSDLAAVAGKLDTLSPLGVLERGYSLTTDKKGRVVRSAEGVQVGDRLTTRVAEGEIISTVESTGDR, encoded by the coding sequence GTGCCACGCGCTACCCCCCAACCCAACGCCGAGGGCGCCGAGCCGCTCTCGGTCGCCGCGTTGACCGAGCAGATCAAGGGGACGCTCGAAGGGGGCTTCCGCGACGTGTGGGTCGCCGGCGAGGTGTCGAACTTCTCGCGTCCCCAGTCGGGGCACTGCTACTTCACCCTGAAGGACGACGCCGCGCAGGTCCGGGCCGTCATCTGGCGTGGCTCCGCGTCGCGGATGCGGTTTAACTTGCACGACGGGCTCGAGCTCGTCTGCCACGGCCACCTCGACGTCTACGCCCCGCGGGGCAGCTACCAACTGGTGGTGAACCAGGCGCAGCCGCGCGGCGTGGGGGCGCTGGAGCTCGCGCTGCAGAAGCTGCGGGACAAGCTCGCCGCCGAGGGGCTGTTCGACCGCGACCGCAAACGCCCCCTGCCGACGTTCCCGCGGCGGATCGGCTTCGTGACGAGCCCGACGGGCGCGGCGGTGCGGGATTTCTTGCAGGTGCTCGGGCGCCGTTGGCGGGGCGTCGACGTGCTGGTGATCCCGGCCCGCGTGCAGGGGGAGGGCGCCGCCGCCGAGATCGCCGCGGGCATCCAGCAGGCCAACCGACTCAAGCCGCGGCTAGACGCGTTGGTAATCGGCCGAGGCGGCGGCAGCCTCGAGGACTTGTGGTGCTTCAACGAGGAACCGGTCGTGCGGGCGATCGCGGCCTCGAAGGTCCCGACGATCTCCGCCGTGGGGCACGAGATCGACGTGACGCTCGCCGACCTGGCGGCCGACGTCCGCGCGCTCACGCCGAGCGAGGCGGCGGAGCGCGTTGCCCCGTCGGCCGACGAGCTGCTCGACCGCGTCCGCGCCGTGGGCCAGCGGCTTCACGGCGGCGCCCGCCGGCGGATCGCGGCGGAGCGGCAGCGGGTCGAGCGCCTCGCCCTCGCCCGCCCGATGCAGCGCCCGCACGCGATGCTGCAAGACGCCGCCCGGCGACTGGACGAACTCGACCGCGCGAGCCATCGGGCCGTCCGTCGGCTGATGGAACGGGGCCGTTCCGACCTGGCGGCGGTGGCGGGGAAGCTCGACACGCTGAGCCCGCTGGGCGTGCTGGAGCGGGGTTACAGCCTGACGACCGACAAGAAGGGCCGCGTCGTCCGCTCGGCGGAGGGCGTGCAGGTCGGCGATCGGCTGACGACCCGGGTTGCCGAGGGCGAGATTATCAGCACGGTCGAATCAACCGGCGATCGTTGA
- the dapF gene encoding Diaminopimelate epimerase, whose translation MRFLKMHGCGNDYVVVDAMTGELAERYATAPVEEAAPLARATCDRRFGVGADGFVLILPETRDGSDAHFEMRMYNPDGSYSGMCGNALRCVGKRLVESGAHPAGEPLVVRSADTPVAMRTFAEEPGGSITRVEADLGSPIFTPEQVPCLLPAGAEGDLRRVMAPLGGGEVEVSVLSMGNPHCVLFLDEPADDALVTSMGPQLETHPAFPERTNVEFVAPLSPTRLMQRTWERGAGETLACGSGACAVAVAAVLTGRAERELTIELLGGELDLAWRESDGHVLMTGPAVEVFAGEWPDSAPNS comes from the coding sequence ATGCGTTTCCTCAAAATGCACGGCTGCGGCAACGACTACGTCGTGGTCGACGCCATGACGGGCGAGCTGGCCGAGCGCTACGCGACCGCGCCGGTCGAGGAGGCCGCGCCCCTCGCCCGCGCGACGTGCGACCGCCGGTTCGGCGTCGGGGCGGACGGGTTCGTGCTGATCCTGCCGGAGACCCGCGACGGCTCCGACGCCCATTTCGAGATGCGTATGTACAACCCGGACGGGTCGTACTCTGGCATGTGCGGCAACGCGTTGCGTTGCGTTGGCAAGCGGCTGGTCGAATCGGGCGCGCACCCGGCGGGCGAGCCGCTGGTGGTCCGCTCGGCCGACACGCCGGTCGCGATGCGGACCTTCGCCGAAGAGCCCGGCGGGTCGATCACCCGTGTCGAGGCGGACCTCGGCTCACCGATCTTCACGCCGGAGCAAGTCCCTTGCCTCCTACCGGCTGGCGCCGAGGGCGACCTGCGGCGGGTGATGGCGCCGCTCGGCGGCGGCGAGGTCGAGGTCTCGGTCCTGTCGATGGGCAACCCGCACTGCGTGCTGTTCCTCGACGAGCCGGCGGACGACGCGCTGGTCACCTCGATGGGCCCGCAGCTGGAGACCCACCCCGCGTTCCCCGAGCGGACGAACGTCGAGTTCGTCGCCCCCCTGTCGCCGACCCGGCTGATGCAACGGACCTGGGAGCGGGGCGCCGGCGAGACGCTCGCCTGCGGCAGCGGCGCCTGCGCCGTGGCCGTCGCCGCCGTGCTCACGGGCCGCGCCGAGCGCGAGCTGACCATCGAACTGCTCGGCGGCGAGCTCGACCTCGCGTGGCGCGAGTCGGACGGCCACGTGCTGATGACCGGGCCCGCGGTCGAGGTCTTTGCCGGCGAGTGGCCCGATTCAGCGCCAAATAGCTAG
- the tilS gene encoding tRNA(Ile)-lysidine synthase, translated as MQDRASATPPADDLDQRVRAAWPPAVWRDVNVAVAVSGGADSVAMLRGLHALKDEAGGRGRLFVLHYNHRARSEASTGDSLWVSELANTLGWDSITGLSSQSGARSEQQLRDERRSFFRQAIQDAGARYLATGHTADDQAETVLFRALRGSGVRGLAGIRPTAPLTEACTLVRPLLSVRRSEVEAYLRSIDQPHREDATNAADVHTRNWLRNQVLPQLEERVPAARANLAGLADHAAEASDTLEALADRLLGEAALREATGWRFDSRRLADEPPGLVTAAIRLAWWRAGWPEGAMTAAAWRRLGELATLAAPFAAEVFPGGVRAESRDGCLVLASSESPGSC; from the coding sequence ATGCAAGATAGGGCGTCCGCAACACCGCCTGCCGATGACCTGGATCAGCGAGTCCGCGCCGCCTGGCCCCCCGCGGTTTGGCGCGACGTGAACGTCGCCGTCGCGGTTTCGGGGGGGGCGGACAGCGTCGCGATGTTGCGGGGGCTGCACGCTCTGAAGGACGAGGCGGGCGGGCGGGGGCGGCTTTTCGTGCTGCACTACAACCACCGGGCCCGCTCCGAAGCCTCCACAGGGGACTCCCTATGGGTCTCCGAACTGGCCAACACCCTGGGGTGGGACTCGATCACGGGGCTTTCGAGCCAGAGCGGCGCCCGCAGCGAGCAGCAACTCCGGGACGAACGCCGGTCGTTCTTCCGCCAGGCCATTCAAGACGCCGGCGCCCGCTACCTCGCCACCGGGCACACGGCCGACGATCAGGCGGAGACCGTCCTTTTCCGCGCCTTGCGGGGATCGGGCGTCCGCGGCCTGGCGGGCATCCGGCCGACGGCGCCCCTCACCGAGGCCTGCACCCTGGTTCGCCCCCTCCTTTCGGTCCGCCGCAGCGAGGTCGAGGCCTATCTAAGGTCGATCGATCAGCCGCACCGCGAAGACGCCACCAACGCCGCGGACGTCCACACCCGCAATTGGTTGCGGAACCAAGTGCTGCCGCAGCTCGAAGAACGCGTGCCCGCCGCCCGGGCGAACCTGGCCGGCCTGGCCGACCACGCCGCCGAGGCGTCCGACACCCTGGAGGCCCTCGCCGACCGCTTGCTCGGTGAGGCCGCGTTGCGCGAAGCGACCGGCTGGCGGTTTGACTCGCGTCGGCTAGCCGACGAGCCCCCGGGCCTCGTGACCGCCGCCATCCGTCTCGCGTGGTGGCGGGCCGGGTGGCCCGAAGGGGCGATGACCGCCGCCGCCTGGCGCCGGCTCGGCGAGCTGGCGACGCTAGCGGCCCCCTTCGCCGCGGAGGTCTTCCCGGGCGGGGTGCGGGCCGAATCTCGCGACGGTTGTCTCGTGCTAGCGTCTTCGGAAAGCCCCGGTTCGTGTTGA
- the rny gene encoding Ribonuclease Y → MRDLLYPIGLAAATGLGFLACVLLGRLRKWDAEKEAAQIMERAELEAKSRLKDAELEAKEVAIAEKGKIEEQMSVVRDKLHERERQLDKRDDAATGREDQLEKQEKMVESNQRRLSEKLADADVHAKELEGLLDVQRQALHKASGLGPDEAKTMLLEQLDQDLAHEQGVRIAKAEKQLAEKVDAQAKEMLITSVQRFAAAHTAEATTSTVDIPSDEMKGRIIGREGRNIRSFEKETGVDVIIDDTPGVVIVSSFDPVRRQVAQMALTKLIADGRIHPSRIEELVKETTAEVEKLLVKYGEEAAQEVDIRGLHPKVIQLLGRLHYRTSYSQNVLRHSVEVAFVTGMLAEELGYDGDLARRAGLLHDIGKAADHDAEGGHPKIGADLLKRYGENETVVHAALGHHDDIRVDRPYTVLTAAADACSASRPGARRENLDRYIKRMQELESIASGFEGVHQAFAIQAGREVRVIAKTNQTTDESASKVCRDIAKAFEEQLTYPGEIKVTMIREARFSETAK, encoded by the coding sequence ATGCGCGATTTACTCTACCCAATCGGCTTGGCGGCAGCGACCGGCCTGGGATTTCTTGCCTGCGTCTTGCTCGGAAGGCTCCGCAAGTGGGACGCCGAGAAGGAGGCCGCCCAGATCATGGAGCGGGCCGAGCTCGAGGCCAAATCGCGTCTGAAGGACGCGGAGCTCGAGGCCAAAGAGGTCGCCATCGCCGAGAAGGGGAAGATCGAGGAGCAGATGTCGGTCGTGCGCGACAAGCTGCACGAGCGTGAACGCCAACTCGACAAGCGGGACGACGCCGCCACGGGTCGCGAAGATCAGCTCGAGAAGCAAGAGAAGATGGTCGAGAGCAACCAGCGGCGCCTCTCGGAGAAGCTGGCCGACGCGGACGTCCACGCGAAGGAGCTCGAGGGCCTGCTCGACGTGCAGCGTCAGGCCCTCCACAAGGCGAGCGGCCTCGGGCCCGACGAAGCCAAGACCATGCTCTTGGAGCAGCTCGACCAGGACCTTGCCCACGAGCAGGGCGTGCGGATCGCCAAGGCGGAGAAGCAGCTCGCCGAGAAGGTCGACGCCCAGGCCAAGGAGATGCTCATCACCTCCGTGCAGCGCTTCGCCGCCGCCCACACCGCCGAGGCGACGACCAGCACGGTCGACATCCCCAGCGACGAGATGAAGGGCCGCATCATCGGCCGCGAGGGACGCAACATCCGCTCCTTCGAGAAGGAGACCGGCGTCGACGTCATCATCGACGACACGCCCGGCGTGGTGATCGTCAGCTCGTTCGACCCGGTCCGCCGTCAGGTCGCGCAGATGGCGCTCACCAAACTGATCGCCGACGGCCGCATCCACCCCAGCCGCATCGAGGAGCTGGTCAAGGAGACCACCGCCGAGGTCGAGAAGCTCCTGGTCAAATACGGCGAGGAGGCCGCCCAGGAGGTTGATATCCGCGGGCTGCACCCGAAGGTGATCCAGCTGCTGGGGCGGCTGCACTACCGAACGAGCTACAGCCAGAACGTGCTGCGGCACTCGGTCGAGGTGGCGTTCGTCACGGGCATGCTGGCCGAGGAGCTCGGCTACGACGGCGACCTCGCCCGCCGGGCCGGCCTGCTGCACGACATCGGCAAGGCGGCCGACCACGACGCCGAAGGGGGCCACCCGAAGATCGGCGCCGACCTGCTCAAGCGTTACGGCGAGAACGAGACGGTCGTCCACGCCGCCCTCGGCCACCACGACGACATCCGCGTCGACCGCCCCTACACGGTCCTCACCGCGGCGGCCGACGCGTGCAGCGCCTCGCGTCCCGGCGCGCGGCGGGAGAACCTCGACCGCTACATCAAGCGGATGCAGGAGCTCGAGTCGATCGCCAGCGGCTTCGAGGGCGTCCACCAGGCGTTCGCCATCCAGGCGGGCCGCGAGGTGCGCGTCATCGCGAAGACCAACCAGACGACCGACGAGTCCGCCTCGAAAGTCTGCCGCGACATCGCCAAGGCGTTCGAGGAGCAGCTCACCTACCCGGGCGAGATCAAGGTCACGATGATCCGCGAAGCGCGGTTCTCAGAAACCGCTAAGTAA
- the xseB gene encoding Exodeoxyribonuclease 7 small subunit, with protein sequence MAKKKNKPKAAAAPPFEESLGELESIVADLEGGELGLADALARYEEGVKRLKQCHGQLEAAERRIELLSGVDADGNPVTTPFDDAATADDASPGARSRKRTARVADESDVDDSTRLF encoded by the coding sequence ATGGCCAAGAAGAAAAACAAGCCGAAAGCCGCCGCTGCTCCTCCCTTCGAGGAGTCGCTCGGGGAGCTCGAGTCGATCGTCGCGGACCTGGAGGGGGGCGAGCTCGGCCTCGCCGACGCCCTCGCCCGCTACGAGGAGGGCGTCAAACGGCTGAAGCAGTGCCACGGCCAGCTCGAAGCGGCCGAGCGGCGGATCGAGTTGCTCAGCGGTGTCGACGCCGACGGAAACCCGGTCACCACGCCGTTCGACGACGCGGCCACGGCCGACGACGCCTCGCCCGGGGCCCGTTCCCGCAAACGGACCGCCCGCGTCGCCGACGAGTCAGACGTGGACGATTCGACCCGGCTCTTTTAG
- a CDS encoding Farnesyl diphosphate synthase, with protein sequence MLTNAPPQDATPQDAGPAKAGASDVAAIESALEAALADGPGRPPRLMEAMRYAVLGPGKRLRPRLALMAARACGGDPNAALPAGCAVEFVHAYSLVHDDLPAMDDDDLRRGRPTVHRQFDEATAILAGDALLALAFETLATGATTPRFAAEGCRSLAAAAGPAALVGGQVDDLAGADGAPEDNEARLAHLEQIHRRKTGAMINVSLRLGALAAEASDEQLEALAAFGDALGLLFQVTDDLLDATGDESAVGKRVGKDADLGKLTYPGLLGQQASRDYAQELAATAQQSLAPLGEPAEPLRELTRLILERDR encoded by the coding sequence ATGCTCACCAACGCCCCGCCACAGGACGCTACGCCACAGGACGCTGGGCCCGCCAAAGCTGGAGCGAGCGATGTCGCGGCGATCGAGTCGGCGCTCGAAGCGGCGCTGGCCGATGGCCCCGGCCGCCCCCCCCGCCTGATGGAGGCGATGCGGTACGCGGTGCTCGGACCGGGCAAACGGCTCCGCCCCCGGCTGGCGCTGATGGCCGCCCGTGCTTGCGGGGGGGATCCCAACGCGGCGCTGCCCGCGGGTTGCGCCGTGGAGTTCGTCCACGCCTACTCGCTGGTGCACGACGACCTGCCCGCCATGGACGACGACGACCTGCGTCGCGGCCGCCCGACCGTCCACCGCCAGTTCGACGAGGCGACCGCCATCCTGGCGGGCGACGCGCTGCTCGCCCTGGCGTTCGAGACCCTCGCCACCGGAGCGACCACGCCCCGATTCGCAGCGGAGGGCTGCCGCTCGCTCGCCGCCGCCGCCGGACCGGCCGCGCTGGTGGGCGGTCAAGTCGACGACCTCGCCGGCGCCGACGGCGCGCCGGAAGACAATGAGGCCCGCCTCGCGCACCTCGAACAGATCCACCGCCGAAAGACCGGCGCGATGATCAACGTGTCGCTCCGCCTGGGCGCGCTCGCCGCCGAAGCGAGCGACGAGCAGCTCGAAGCCCTCGCAGCGTTCGGCGACGCGCTCGGCCTCTTGTTCCAAGTGACCGACGACCTGCTCGACGCCACGGGCGACGAGTCGGCCGTCGGCAAGCGCGTCGGCAAAGACGCCGACCTCGGCAAGCTGACTTACCCCGGCCTGCTGGGACAACAAGCGAGCCGCGATTACGCCCAAGAGCTCGCCGCCACCGCCCAGCAGAGCCTCGCCCCCCTGGGTGAACCGGCGGAACCGCTCCGGGAGCTGACGCGACTAATCCTCGAGAGAGACCGATGA